In Haematobia irritans isolate KBUSLIRL chromosome 1, ASM5000362v1, whole genome shotgun sequence, a genomic segment contains:
- the LOC142228347 gene encoding uncharacterized protein LOC142228347: MSNDSLDDTAQKGEERFMAITERKFYFDYDHLLMLCSYVENVDLVQQTESLVQAKMEDLEVRWTSFNSSYESLTLSSDSAITKEVREKARVNFTVCSEAYYASRSRLLDISRVASSSNPKAEASRIGMPPIDFPLPRYSLETQAVGSPNVYIKVPPCDTEVFRGGYEEWPSFRDMFTAVYVNHPKLTPAQKLYHLRNKTQGSAGAIVRRYTLCDENFDLAWKALKIRYENKRVLVDNQLKLFNIPAAEEETSESVQRIQSTVNDCLSTLKTLDVKIEHGYPIFIYLISTKLPDRTLSLWEQSLKSHNDLPMWSQLDEFQIERFEIVERLSSIRSTKEGYNHTDQRVNRTQAYHSQEKLDSSCPLCEGNHSLRRTVTVPESDRVENASNTTETPPTHRDDLFEGPSTSGLGRNVQVQANYSSGNETILLRTALVQIEHRGELFTIRALIDPGSQRTYNLRIPITAIVLPKVTQRLPSVSFSVSCPSDLREIDLADPSFNKSSHIDLILGNDPEKLLNIDGIKRNICGEASAYNTVFGWVLSGPMRAERVQTFTTHVHPSENSSLNEILQKFWELEEIPTSHPVSDEDHYCEELYRNTTVRGSDGRYTVRLPFKKEFSESMHLGSSRFIALGQLSRMEQSLSKNPELQVQYTAVLDEYLSMNHMEETSCEEVFSDGKFFSFYLPHHAVVRPEHKSTKVRIVFNASRKSKSGYSFNDVLLTGPTLQTDLISTVLNWRKYKYVFSGDIQKMFRQILVHPNDRPYQRILYQKSSDSAVKDYQLRTVTFGLASDCETQFPKVSNTLRKETYVDDILSGGFSLEETKELQTQLIFTLKSAGFPLKKITANDSQLLTHLPPEDIYDLDFLRLDETSSTKTLGIKWNALSDSFSYTLNHIAPTKGITKRTILSAVAQLFDPAGWITPIIIRAKMLMQQPWLDGLDWDTPVSQETHLTWESLMQDFSHIANIKFPRWIRYMPSDRIQIHGFADASKAAYCACVYVVVNSDCASNSNLVVAKSKVAPLRTICLPRLELNGAELLARLTNYVLSV; the protein is encoded by the exons ATGTCGAACGATTCTTTGGATGATACGGCCCAAAAGGGCGAAGAAAGGTTTATGGCTATAACCGAACGcaagttttattttgattatgaTCATTTACTTATGCTCTGTAGTTATGTCGAGAATGTGGATTTGGTTCAACAAACCGAATCGTTGGTGCAGGCTAAAATGGAGGATTTGGAAGTTCGATGGACAAGTTTCAATTCTTCCTACGAGTCTCTAACGTTATCCTCCGATTCAGCCATAACCAAAGAAGTGAGAGAGAAAGCTCGCGTTAATTTTACAGTATGTTCTGAGGCATACTATGCTTCTAGGTCTCGTTTATTGGACATATCGAGGGTAGCTTCCTCTTCAAATCCTAAAGCTGAAGCTTCTCGAATAGGTATGCCACCGATTGACTTCCCACTACCGCGTTACAGTCTTGAGACCCAAGCTGTCGGTTCACCCAATGTGTACATAAAAGTTCCTCCCTGTGACACGGAGGTGTTCAGAGGTGGATACGAAGAGTGGCCGTCTTTCCGTGACATGTTCACGGCGGTCTACGtaaaccacccaaaacttacTCCCGCACAAAAATTATACCATCTCAGGAATAAAACTCAGGGTTCAGCTGGCGCAATAGTCAGAAGATACACTTTatgtgatgaaaattttgacttagCGTGGAAGGCTCTCAAGATTCGCTACGAAAATAAGCGAGTGTTGGTTGACAACcaacttaaattatttaatatccCGGCTGCAGAAGAGGAGACAAGCGAGTCTGTCCAGAGAATACAGTCAACGGTAAATGACTGCTTGTCTACCCTCAAGACACTTGACGTCAAGATAGAGCACGGGTAtcctattttcatttatttaatctCGACCAAGCTCCCAGATAGGACATTATCGTTGTGGGAACAATCCCTGAAATCCCATAACGATTTGCCGATGTGGTCTCAACTGGATGAGTTCCAAATCGAACGGTTTGAGATTGTTGAGCGTTTATCAAGCATTCGCTCTACGAAGGAAGGTTATAATCACACTGATCAGCGGGTTAATCGAACTCAAGCTTACCATTCCCAGGAGAAATTGGATTCTTCTTGTCCTTTATGTGAAGGCAATCATTCATTgc GTAGAACAGTCACAGTGCCTGAGAGCGATAGGGTGGAAAATGCCTCGAATACAACAGAAACTCCTCCAACCCATAGGGATGATTTGTTCGAAGGTCCATCGACATCGGGCCTTGGACGCAATGTTCAGGTTCAAGCAAATTATTCTTCAGGCAATGAGACTATTTTGCTTCGTACAGCACTTGTTCAAATTGAACACAGGGGAGAACTCTTTACAATTCGGGCTTTAATAGACCCTGGTTCGCAACGAAC ATACAATCTCAGGATACCTATAACTGCTATTGTACTCCCAAAGGTAACACAGCGTTTACCTTCTGTTTCGTTTTCGGTTTCATGCCCAAGTGATCTGAGAGAAATTGATCTTGCAGATCCCTCTTTCAATAAATCCTCGCATATTGACCTTATTCTGGGCAATGACCCCGAAAAACTACTCAATATCGACGGAATTAAGAGGAATATTTGTGGGGAAGCATCTGCTTACAAcactgtatttggctgggtgttAAGTGGTCCCATGAGAGCAGAACGAGTTCAGACATTCACCACCCATGTACATCCTTCTGAAAATTCCTCTCTTAATGaaattctgcagaaattttgggAATTAGAAGAAATTCCCACATCTCATCCAGTATCAGACGAGGATCATTATTGTGAGGAATTGTACAGGAATACCACTGTACGTGGATCTGACGGTCGTTACACTGTAAGACTGCCTTTTAAGAAGGAGTTTTCTGAATCAATGCATCTTGGGTCTTCAAGATTCATTGCCCTTGGGCAATTGTCCAGAATGGAACAGTCCTTGTCGAAAAACCCTGAGTTGCAAGTGCAATACACCGCGGTTTTAGATGAATATTTGTCGATGAACCACATGGAAGAAACCTCTTGCGAAGAAGTTTTTTctgatggaaaatttttttctttctaccTACCACATCACGCTGTAGTTCGACCCGAGCACAAAAGTACCAAGGTACGAATTGTGTTCAATGCCTCTCGTAAATCTAAATCGGGTTATTCCTTCAATGACGTTTTGTTAACTGGTCCCACTCTACAAACAGATCTTATATCAACTGTATTAAACTGGAGAAAATACAAATATGTCTTCAGCGGTgacattcaaaaaatgttccgGCAAATTTTAGTACACCCCAATGATCGTCCATATCAACGAATTCTCTATCAGAAATCATCTGATAGCGCAGTTAAGGATTATCAATTACGCACTGTTACATTTGGT CTTGCGTCAGACTGTGAAACGCAGTTCCCGAAAGTATCTAACACATTAAGGAAAGAAACTTATGTGGACGACATACTATCCGgtggattttctttagaagagaCAAAAGAGCTCCAAACCCAATTAATATTTACTCTTAAGTCAGCGGGTTtccctttaaagaaaataactgCCAATGATTCGCAGCTGTTGACCCATTTGCCTCCCGAAGACATCTATGACCTAGACTTTTTAAGACTGGATGAGACTAGTTCTACAAAAACTTTAGGAATCAAATGGAATGCCTTGAGcgacagtttttcatatactttGAATCATATAGCTCCAACAAAAGGCATAACAAAACGAACTATTCTCTCGGCAGTCGCCCAACTATTTGACCCAGCGGGTTGGATAACCCCAATCATCATACGAGCCAAAATGCTTATGCAACAGCCATGGCTGGATGGTTTGGATTGGGATACACCAGTTAGCCAAGAAACGCATCTAACATGGGAATCTCTTATGCAAGATTTCTCACACATAGCGAATATAAAATTTCCTCGATGGATTCGATATATGCCATCAGATCGCATTCAAATCCATGGCTTCGCTGATGCATCTAAAGCGGCTTATTGTGCTTGTGTGTACGTTGTTGTTAATTCTGATTGCGCTTCAAATTCGAACTTGGTGGTTGCGAAGAGCAAAGTGGCTCCCTTGAGGACAATATGTTTACCGCGTTTAGAGCTCAATGGAGCCGAGTTGCTTGCGAGACTTACCAATTATGTGTTGTCTGTATAG